From Sphingomonas sp. PAMC26645:
TGTTCACCTTCCCCGACTTCTCCGGGATCACGATGGGCATCGTCTGGAGCAGCGCCGTGACGCTCGCGATCGTCGCCAGCCTCGAATCGCTGCTGAGCGTCAAGGCGGTCGACGAGATCGATCCGCGCCGCCGCTCGACCGACAAGAACTGGGAGCTGATGGCGCAGGGCGGCGGTAACATCCTGTCGGGCCTGATCGGTGGCCTGCCCGTAACCTCGGTGATCGTGCGTTCGTCCGCCAACGTCGATGCCAAGGCCGAGAGCAAGCTGTCGACGATCCTGCACGGCTTCTGGCTGCTGGTCAGCGTGGCGCTGATCCCGGCGGTGCTGAACCTGATCCCGCTGTCGGCGCTCGCCGCGGTGCTGATCGCGACCGGCTATAAATTGACCAAGCCCAAGCTCTACACCGAACGCTTCAAGCAGGGTTGGACGCAGTTCATTCCGTTCGTCGTCACGGTGGCTGCGATCCTGTTCACCGACTTGCTCGAAGGCATCGTCATCGGCCTCGCGGTCGGCTTCGTGTTCGTCGTCGCACGCAACTTCCGTACCGCGATCACCTTTGCCTGCGACGACGAGGACTGCCTCGTCCGCGCCCGTCGCAACCTGTACTTCATCCACAAATACGAGTTGCAGAAGTCGCTCGCCAAGGTGCCCGACAATGCGAACCTGCTAATCGACCTGTCGTCGACCAGCTATGTCGATCTCGATAACGTCGACATCATCAACGCGTTCATCAAGGGCGCCGCTTATCGCGGCATCACCGTGCTCATCCGCGGCGATCTCGCGCTGCGTACGGTCAAGCTTATCAACGCCCCCCAGACCGAGGTCCGTTTCGCATGAGGCAGTACAAGCAGCTCCTGCTCGCCAACAAGGCGTGGGCGGCCGAGATCATCGAGGAGAGCGCCGACTTCTTCCAGCGCCAGCTGGTCGGCCAGAACCCGGAGTTCCTGTGGATCGGCTGTTCGGACAGCCGCGTCGGCCCCGAGCAGATGACCATGACGCCGCCCGGCAACATGTTCATCCACCGCAACATCGCCAACCTCGTCAACGACGACGATATGAACCTGATGTCGGTGCTGCAATATGCGATCGACGTGCTCGGCGTGCGGCACATCATCATCTGCGGTCATTATGCGTGCGGCGGGATCCGCGCGACGCTGGACGGCGGCACCACCGGCCCCGTCGACGACTGGCTGAAGACCGCGCGCTGCGTGCTGCACGACCATGCCGACGAGATCGACGCGCAGCCCGACCGCGAGCAGAAGGTCAACCGGCTGGTGGAGGTCAACGTCCGGGACCAGCTCGTCAGGCTCGCGCGCACCAAGACGATCCAGGGTGCGTTTGCGCGCGGCCAGGAAGTGCTGCTCCACGGCTGGGTCTACGACATCCGCGACGGGCTGATCAAACCGATGATGGAGATTGATTCGACGACCGTGCTCGAAGAGGTCGGTCGGCCGGACAAGGTGCTGGTTTAGGCGAGCGCCACCTGCCTTCGCTTGGTTCCCCGCGAGGGTGGGGAACCAGCCTGGGCTCCCGCCTTCGCGAGAGAACAAGAACGGCAACCCGACGCTGCCGATCCGCCCCTACCCCGGTAGCTTGAACCGGACCTGTTGCGACAGGCCGCCGCAGCCGAGGCCGCCATCTGGGCGAAACGTCTTGCTGTACCGTGCGCCGGCCATCGTTTCGGTACCCGCCTTGGTAAACACGAACGGCGGATAGCTCAGCACGGCGCGCTGATGTATTACCCGACCGTCGGCGCCGACATCGAACTGCGTTTTGGTCCACCCCTCGAAGCCCCACGCCATCGCTTCATTGGGGAACGTCCCGCCCGCTGACAGGAACCGTGGCGGCGCATCCAGGATCGCGCACTGGTTCGCCGCCAGTCCCGACCGATCGAACGTCGCACGCGCGGTGGCGGTGTCGCCCGCCTGCTGCTGTAGCGAGGCGAGACGAATCAGCGCTCCGACGCGCAACGGATCATTCGCGGCGAGCGCCTTGTCGTCCGCGACCTGCTGCAACAACACCCCGCGGCGCGTGCGCGAACTGGTCCGCTCCGCCATCAGCAACAGGATTGCCGACCGCGCCTTCGGATCGTTCGCGTAGACCGGCATCGACAGCAGCGGCGTGACCGCGCGCGCGTAGGTGCCATCCTTCCAACTGTCCGTGCTGCCGGTCTCACGGACGCTTATGTCCAGCGACAGCCGAGCCGTCGGCGGCGCGCCCTGCGCCTCGGCGATCGCAAGCGCCCGCCGCGCGAGGACGTTGCTCTCCTCGCGTCCGACGACCGCGTTGTTCACGAGTTGATAGAGCGGGGGCAGCGCGGCGATCGATGTGGGTCCGGACTTCGCCTCCGCCGCGGCCAGCGCGGCACGCTGGCGCACGACCGAAACTGCGTCTGCGCCGCGCTCCTCGCTCGGCAGCGAGAGACCCTTCGACTCGAGCCAAGTCGCCATGTCGGAATCGAGGAACTTGGTGATCGACGGGCGTTCGAACAACGTCGAACACCGCATCTCGACCCGGACGTTGTAGCGGAAGAACGCGGGCAGCGCCTTGACCTGTTCGGGCGTCCACGACCAGTCGCGGACCGCCCGAGCAAACTCCAGCGCGACCGCACCACCGCCCGCTGCGTAGATCGGCGCGACGTTTCTCACCACGCCGTCGTCGCCGATCGTGAATTCGACCACCGCCATGTCCGCCGGCCGTAGATCCGCCTCGCCGCCACACGGCGGCACGTCCATCTGCACCGCCGGATCGAACTCGCCCTTGGTCAACCGTCCCGCCCCGGTCATCGCCATATAGCGTCGCGCCTCGTCCGGTTTCCCTGCCAGGAGCGACGCGATCGCTGCATCGGAACGGGCGGAGACATCGTTCACGTCGGTCTGCGAGGTCAGGCCACCGAGTTGCTTGACCGCGTCGATCGCGTAAACGCGTGCCGGATCATAGGCGCCGCGATTGAGCAGCAGAATGGCGTGGCGGCGCGCGACCAGCGCCTTCAGCTTGCCATCGGCCTTGAGCGGCTTCAGCAGCGCATCGGCACGAGCGAGCGCGGCATCCGCAGCAGCGGGGTCAGTGAACGTCTTCGTGTTGGCCAGCGCCAGGATCGAGGCGGCCTTCAGGGCAGGCGTATCCGCAGCCGTCTCGGCGCTCGCATAGGAATCGCTTGCGCCGGCATAGTCGAGCGCGTCCTCCGCAATGATGCCAAGATTGTAATAGGCGCGCCAGCGGTCCTCTGCGAGCGTGGGATCGCTAGCCGGCAGCAGGGCAAGTCCGGCGCGTGCGGCGATTACCGCATCGTCGGAGCGGTCGAGCTTGAACAAAGCCGCGCTCTTGCGGGTAAGTGCGACGCCGCGGCTGCGTGACCCAGGTTTGGTACGGGCCTCGAGCCTTTCCCAGGCGGCAAGTGCCGCGGTTTTGTCACCTTTCGTATCGAGCGCGGCTGCTGCGTCGAAATCCTGTTGTACCGTGGTGGACGCTGGAGCCTGAGCCACCACCTGAACCGCCCCCGCGACGAGCGCCGTCATGCCCGCACCGAACAGACCAACATTGCCGAAACGCATCACTTTCCCCCAAGCGTAGTTCCGCCGCAGTCTGCAATGGTTCGGGAAAGGATGCCAGAGGGTCTGTAAGCCGGGTTCTGTCCATTTCCGATCCTTCGATACGGAAGTTAGGCGACCATTCCTCTAGGACGACGGTTGCCCGCCGCCTCAAGCAATCAACCCGGGTGACGAGCTGAAACGAAGCCCATGTGCCACCCCTATTCGATCTTGCTCCCGGTGGGGTTTGCCGTGCCGCCCCTGTTACCAGGCGCGCGGTGCGCTCTTACCGCACCCTTTCACTCTGACCGCCCCGACCGAAGCCGAGGGTTGGCCGTCTGCTCTCTGTGGCACTTTCCCTGAGGTCACCCTCGCCGGGCGTTACCCGGCACCGTCGTTTCGCGGAGCCCGGACTTTCCTCGCGTGTCCAAAGACACCCGCGGCCGCCCGACCCTCTGGCGAGGCGAGCCCTAGCGCGGGTGCGGGCGATGCACCACCGTTTTTAGCGGGGGCGCCAATCCTCCCCCGCCAGGGGGAGGTGGCTGGCGCTTGCCAGTCGGAGGGGGAGGAAAGGGACAACCTCTGTTCCGTGTCCTCCCCCTCCGTTACCTTCGGTGCCACCTCCCCCTGCGGGGGAGGATGAGGATTAGTCGTCGCCCATTGGTTTCGGCAACAGCAACGCCAGCAAGATGCACCGGCACTCCGCATCGACCTCACCGTCGATCAGTTCCGGTCGAAATCGCCGCTGGAACGCCATCGTCGCCGCCATCCGGTTTTCGACGTCGTAGCCAAAGCGTTCGAGTGCGAGGCAGAAGCCGCCCTCGGTCCAGCCCGGGTCCATCAGATTCTTGGTCGGCCGCGGCAGCGCCAGCCGGCGCCGCGCCAGTTCGTGCCACGGAAACAGCTCGCCCGGATCGCGCTTGCGCACCGGGGCGATGTCGGAATGGCCGACGATGTTGCCGCGCGTGATCTCGTGACGATCCTTGATCTCGGCGACCAGCGCCACGACCGATGCGATCTGCTCGGGCGGGAACGGGCGATAGCCGAACTCGTGGCCGGGATTGACGATCTCGATGCCGATGCTGGCCGAGTTGACGTCGTCGACGTCGCGCCAGTGCGACTTGCCCGCGTGCCAGGCGCGCTTGTCCTCCGCGACCATGCGCAGGACCGTGCCGTCCTCCTCCACCAGGTAATGCGACGACACCTTCGCCTCGGGATCGCGCAACCGGGCGATCGCCGACGCGCCGTCCTGCATCCCGGTATAATGCAGCACGATCATGGTGATGGGCAGCGAACGATCGTCGAAATTAGGTGACGGGGTCTCGATGAACTTCAAGCCAGCTTCCCTTCTAGCCGTCGGGCCAGCACCGATGGCGCAGTCTCGATCGCGGCGATCGTGACGCTACATTGTGACGCCACCGCTCGACCGCATCAATAGCCTACGCGCATAAGCAGACGCTTCGTGAAGGAGTCGTGGTCGGGGCTACACGTGATTCGGCGGGTCCCTCTTGCCGTCCGCCCGCATCCGGGCGAAAGCCGCTCGCGAAAAGGGAGTTGCCATGTCCGTGATGTCCGACCGCTGGATCCGCGAGCGCGCGCTGGGCGATGCGATGATCGAACCGTTCCACGAAGC
This genomic window contains:
- a CDS encoding SulP family inorganic anion transporter, whose amino-acid sequence is MPTLIPKLTTWRADLPASIVVALVALPLCLGVALASGAPLFAGIISGIVGGIAVGLFSKSPLSVSGPAAGLTVIVLTAIESMPSYQMFLMAVVLAGVLQICFSLTRAGILSEFVPSSVITGMLAAIGLILILKQIPHAVGFDREAEGIFEFTTANGINTFSRILDSLSAAVTPGAILIASVSLAFLFWWDGAKPKDGPLRFVPGPLVVVLIGIFGNMLLGAVKPDWQLQATHLVQVPITQTLSQFPSLFTFPDFSGITMGIVWSSAVTLAIVASLESLLSVKAVDEIDPRRRSTDKNWELMAQGGGNILSGLIGGLPVTSVIVRSSANVDAKAESKLSTILHGFWLLVSVALIPAVLNLIPLSALAAVLIATGYKLTKPKLYTERFKQGWTQFIPFVVTVAAILFTDLLEGIVIGLAVGFVFVVARNFRTAITFACDDEDCLVRARRNLYFIHKYELQKSLAKVPDNANLLIDLSSTSYVDLDNVDIINAFIKGAAYRGITVLIRGDLALRTVKLINAPQTEVRFA
- a CDS encoding N-acetylmuramoyl-L-alanine amidase, producing MKFIETPSPNFDDRSLPITMIVLHYTGMQDGASAIARLRDPEAKVSSHYLVEEDGTVLRMVAEDKRAWHAGKSHWRDVDDVNSASIGIEIVNPGHEFGYRPFPPEQIASVVALVAEIKDRHEITRGNIVGHSDIAPVRKRDPGELFPWHELARRRLALPRPTKNLMDPGWTEGGFCLALERFGYDVENRMAATMAFQRRFRPELIDGEVDAECRCILLALLLPKPMGDD
- a CDS encoding carbonic anhydrase, translating into MRQYKQLLLANKAWAAEIIEESADFFQRQLVGQNPEFLWIGCSDSRVGPEQMTMTPPGNMFIHRNIANLVNDDDMNLMSVLQYAIDVLGVRHIIICGHYACGGIRATLDGGTTGPVDDWLKTARCVLHDHADEIDAQPDREQKVNRLVEVNVRDQLVRLARTKTIQGAFARGQEVLLHGWVYDIRDGLIKPMMEIDSTTVLEEVGRPDKVLV